A portion of the Pan troglodytes isolate AG18354 chromosome 10, NHGRI_mPanTro3-v2.0_pri, whole genome shotgun sequence genome contains these proteins:
- the CCER1 gene encoding coiled-coil domain-containing glutamate-rich protein 1, with amino-acid sequence MTQTLDTREDPLNLGGGGGCGCGWAHSASLSSWSSCHRRRPGAPVYNRPHRYSPKTEYGPTRKQPKQQHGPGFWFQPPVCSNWGCWGGPWRPPPPGFRKFPCPVQLFRVYGLHPLCFCCCSCWSGSWNPGWVRPPGRKKRWGRRGRGLRHHPRRSSPRSPPADVSTLPRPVKLYEWREPGMRAPPNTTQFIMNQIYEDMRQQEKVERQQEALRAQKATVSGEASPARSSGNDAPPGGSKETWGLQETLYGFVQNPSLAFSPNPEENQSLAPLLVEEEEEKKNDDEEEYDQEVCDAKEASEEEEEVEDEEEEVEEAEYVEEGEEEEEEELEEEEEVLEENEQRGEEFHLPLEMPLSIFIEAEEKRENFISCTFLNPEQIIPKVPQESLFMAQDFNC; translated from the coding sequence ATGACTCAGACCCTCGACACAAGGGAAGACCCTCTGAAcctgggcggcggcggcggctgtggctgtggctgggCACACTCGGCCTCCTTGAGCTCCTGGTCGTCCTGCCATCGAAGGCGCCCAGGTGCTCCAGTGTACAATAGGCCGCACCGATATAGCCCCAAGACCGAGTATGGGCCCACAAGGAAGCAGCCGAAGCAACAGCACGGCCCGGGCTTTTGGTTCCAACCACCCGTGTGCTCTAACTGGGGGTGCTGGGGAGGGCCCTGGCGCCCACCCCCTCCAGGATTCCGGAAGTTCCCCTGCCCGGTGCAACTGTTTCGGGTGTATGGCCTGCACCCTCTCTGCTtttgctgctgctcctgctggaGCGGGTCCTGGAACCCTGGCTGGGTGAGGCCCCCAGGCAGGAAGAAGCGCTGGGGCCGCAGAGGCCGCGGCCTGCGCCACCACCCTCGCCGCTCCTCCCCGCGGAGCCCGCCAGCGGATGTGAGCACGCTGCCGCGGCCGGTCAAGCTGTATGAGTGGAGAGAGCCTGGCATGCGAGCGCCGCCCAACACCACCCAATTCATCATGAACCAGATCTACGAGGACATGAGGCAGCAGGAGAAGGTGGAGCGTCAGCAGGAGGCGCTGCGGGCGCAGAAGGCCACGGTGAGcggcgaggcctccccagccagatCCTCCGGAAACGACGCGCCCCCTGGCGGCAGCAAGGAAACCTGGGGACTGCAGGAAACTCTGTATGGCTTTGTGCAGAATCCCTCTCTAGCGTTCAGTCCCAACCCAGAGGAAAACCAGTCTCTTGCCCCGCTGCTggtggaagaagaggaggagaagaaaaatgatgatgaggaggagTATGACCAGGAGGTGTGTGATGCAAAGGAGGCGAgcgaggaggaagaagaggtcgaagatgaggaagaagaggTCGAAGAGGCTGAATatgtggaggagggagaggaggaggaagaggaggagctggaagaggaagaggaggtccTGGAGGAGAACGAGCAGAGAGGGGAAGAATTTCACTTGCCTCTGGAAATGCCTTTATCAATCTTCatagaggctgaagaaaagagagagaactttATAAGCTGCACTTTTTTAAACCCAGAGCAGATAATTCCCAAAGTGCCACAGGAATCCCTGTTCATGGCACAGGACTTTAACTGTTAG